In the Malaya genurostris strain Urasoe2022 chromosome 1, Malgen_1.1, whole genome shotgun sequence genome, one interval contains:
- the LOC131426543 gene encoding uncharacterized protein LOC131426543 isoform X2 — protein sequence MKWLILVTTVILLGGTTPCDAARKLKGSTDIDTLRHRYLELENRAWTIVNQIDKVDNQKDEDRILQRNLILKELIDIYSGFANDDLGPEDTYDEDDYFILKRFYEWQLLEQDLINVHKLFDALRQYMKNKNQLPADDADLELASTDLADTVLSDPHFPINATLDQIDAIMIRQGLFYKAQLEAKSTICSFGLSAQQVLYQLYNAISITELKGYSMMQFSWMLLKAYGKGNFTAEAKLMRRRFEDRTSRTQMLLQRVMQQASREYWRCDPERNQQKEGETFLQLTRLLQGYVENEVDMNTDNTCKENCAHYSWGVKQEQCYKDLYCSKQPKCAGKIYNCEYMDSDMWICPSATSSDRRYDYIEYENGMVLGQKKHCTRGTTKVDSWWRWLFWHCSYCFCLCDDAGPRSDRHINMKESVSDVMNNKVVTGMRFVKKNRIIHLVIQQGTLLPRGQIDNTTLEWVEAENYNILSANVRNGRDYHTLSYDNRILDLDDVEVQPSYVLTGVRFRLLGTHLNLEIRMTEMDFGTGKLVDPDKSIWIGSDKTEHSEDKRTELKLDRPHVPLLTPSKSIPDSVSNQFIRFRESDRGMDAAQTTVPFFDAQPVVPTKPVPLAGAGLFHKGRPKFGGFIAPKVLTYDFGPHVQAPIEQLDGEENRRQQRTG from the exons ATGAAGTGGTTAATACTAGTGACGACCGTGATCCTTCTGGGAGGGACAACACCCTGTGATGCCGCCCGGAAGTTGAAGGGGTCCACCGATATCGATACGCTGCGGCATCGATACTTGGAGCTGGAGAACCGTGCCTGGACGATCGTCAATCAGATAGACAAGGTCGACAATCAGAAGGACGAAGATCGCATCCTGCAGCGGAATCTCATTCTCAAGGAACTGATCGATATTTATTCCGGATTTGCCAACGACGATCTGGGGCCGGAAGATACCTACGACGAAGATGATTATTTCATATTGAAACGATTCTACGAGTGGCAACTGCTCGAGCAGGACTTGATCAACGTGCACAAACTGTTCGATGCCCTGCGACAGTACATGAAGAATAAGAATCAACTGCCGGCGGACGATGCCGACCTGGAACTGGCCAGTACGGATCTAGCGGACACGGTTCTGAGTGATCCACACTTCCCGATCAATGCCACGTTGGATCAGATCGATGCGATCATGATCCGCCAGGGATTGTTCTACAAAGCGCAACTG GAAGCAAAATCCACGATATGCAGCTTCGGATTGTCGGCCCAGCAGGTGCTTTACCAACTATACAATGCGATCTCGATCACAGAGCTGAAGGGCTATTCTATGATGCAGTTTTCGTGGATGCTGTTGAAAGCATACGGAAAAG GTAACTTCACCGCGGAGGCCAAACTGATGCGACGGCGCTTCGAGGACCGTACCAGCCGAACGCAGATGTTGTTGCAACGGGTGATGCAGCAAGCAAGCCGCGAGTACTGGCGTTGTGATCCGGAGCGGAACCAACAGAAGGAAGGTGAAACGTTCCTGCAGTTGACCCGACTGTTGCAGGGCTACGTCGAAAATGAGGTCGACATGAACACCGACAACACCTGCAAGGAGAACTGTGCCCACTACAGTTGGGGTGTGAAGCAGGAACAGTGCTACAAGGATCTGTACTGTTCGAAGCAACCAAAGTGTGCAGGAAAAATCTACAACTGCGAGTACATGGATTCCGACATGTGGATCTGTCCGTCGGCGACCAGCAGCGACCGGCGGTACGATTATATTGAGTACGAGAATGGGATGGTGCTGGGCCAGAAAAAGCACTGTACCCGCGGAACGACCAAGGTCGACTCGTGGTGGCGTTGGTTGTTCTGGCATTGTAGCTACTGTTTCTGTCTGTGCGACGACGCTGGTCCCCGTTCGGATCGACACATAAACATGAAGGAATCGGTATCGGATGTGATGAATAACAA AGTCGTAACCGGAATGCGATTTGTCAAAAAGAATCGCATTATTCACCTGGTAATTCAGCAGGGAACACTTCTGCCGAGAGGGCAGATCGACAACACCACATTGGAGTGGGTGGAAGCGGAAAATTACAACATTTTGTCAGCGAATGTTCGCAACGGCCGGGACTATCACACGCTGAGTTACGACAATCGAATCCTGGACCTTGACGACGTAGAAGTTCAGCCATCGTACGTTCTGACGGGTGTTCGATTCCGGCTGTTGGGCACTCATCTCAACCTGGAGATTCGAATGACCGAAATGGACTTCGGCACAGGCAAGCTGGTGGATCCCGACAAAAGCATCTGGATCGGAAGCGACAAAACGGAACACAGTGAAGATAAGAG AACCGAACTCAAATTAGACCGACCGCACGTACCATTGCTGACCCCATCGAAGTCAATCCCGGACTCGGTCAGCAATCAATTCATTCGTTTCCGTGAGAGTGATCGCGGTATGGACGCAGCTCAGACGACGGTACCGTTCTTCGATGCACAGCCGGTGGTTCCGACCAAACCCGTTCCGCTGGCCGGGGCCGGGCTGTTCCACAAGGGGCGACCCAAATTTGGTGGCTTCATTGCACCCAAAGTGCTAACGTACGATTTTGGACCGCACGTTCAGGCACCGATCGAGCAGTTGGATGGCGAGGAGAACCGGCGACAGCAGCGGACAGGTTGA